Proteins found in one Etheostoma spectabile isolate EspeVRDwgs_2016 chromosome 14, UIUC_Espe_1.0, whole genome shotgun sequence genomic segment:
- the s100a10a gene encoding protein S100-A10a: MPSELETAMESLIKVFHRYASRDGRNGTLSRRELRELMENELSNFLQSQKDPAAVDKIMKDLDTNGDGQVDFEEFVSLVVGLSIACEQCYQMHMKKMGKM, translated from the exons ATGCCATCAGAACTGGAGACAGCCATGGAGTCACTTATCAAGGTGTTCCACCGGTACGCCTCTAGGGACGGTCGGAACGGCACACTCAGCCGGCGAGAGCTTAGAGAGTTGATGGAGAACGAGCTGTCTAACTTCCTCCAG TCTCAGAAGGACCCTGCCGCTGTAGACAAAATCATGAAGGACCTGGACACCAATGGTGATGGCCAGGTGGACTTTGAGGAATTTGTTTCTCTGGTTGTTGGACTCTCGATTGCCTGTGAGCAGTGCTATCAGATGCACATGAAGAAGATGGGGAAGATGTAA